The stretch of DNA TCCGCCCACGATGGCTACTTCCTGTCCACGAAAGAAAAAACCATCACACACCGCACAGGCAGACACTCCGCTGCCATTGAGACGCTTTTCTGACTCCAGACCCAGCCATTTGGCTGAGGCTCCCGTAGCGATAATGACGGCATCCGCATAAATTTCTTTTTGATCATCCACCACTGCTTTATGTACCGGCCCGGTGAAATCTACTTTGGTAACCATCCCAAAGCGGATATCGGCTCCCACTCTCTCAGCCTGCTTTTTAAAGTCTTCCATCATTTTAGGTCCCTGCACACCTTCCGGATAGCCGGGGTAGTTCTCCACGTCTGTAGTAATCATCAGTTGTCCGCCCGGCTCAATACCCTGATAGAGCACGGGTTTTAGATTGGCACGGGCAGCATAAATGGCAGCGGTGTAACCGGCCGGCCCCGACCCGATTATCAATACCTGCACTTTTTCAATATTTTCTGACATTACGTTTTGACTTTGCTTTAATGAAAACCAGGCACACGAAATTGAAGTATCAGCGGGAAACTTTCCATGATTAAGGTATTTGCGGAGCGAAAAGTTTCCACATTGAAGCAGATGCGGCCGGGTTTATAAATATAAAAGAGAACCGGCCTATGCACATGTATCAGAACTGAATGGAGCGATACACCTTTCCGCTGTTTTCCATGATATCCAGTATGGCTCCGGCCCAGTAGTTTCTCAGGCCAAACCCTCCCGGTTTACCGGCAAACCTTGCTGTTTTTATAATTTCACCGCTTGAGGCATTAAAAAGAACTACCCAGATGTATGCCTTCTCTTTTGTTTTGTCAAAACTTTCCACCACATACAACAATCCTACACCTTCCCCTCCTACATAATTTTTGACTACCTGCCTCACATCCTCTTCCGTAATGCTGTAGCTATCATCAATAATTAGCTCAAAAGCATCCACAGTGTTGTTGCGCTCCTTAACCCTGGAAATATCATAAGCAACCGGCTTTTTATAAAATTTTGCTATGTCATACTTTTCCTTTTCATTCAGAATGAGGGCATTCCATGCATCAAAATAATAATCCCTGATCTTTTCCGGATCGCTAAATCCCAGGCTGCCAATCATTTTAGCTTTGGTGAAGTCCAAACCATACCAGATAAGCTTTTTGCTTTGAGCCTGCGTTTGTTGGGCACATATCAAAAAACAAAAAAGGGCAAAAAGGGTGGTTAATCGTTTCATATTTAGTAGCCTTTAGTTTTTAAAATCCGTATTCTCATTTCCCCAAGAGCATCAGAATGCCGGACACAAGATAAAAATATTCCTTTCTGCTCAGATGATGGGAATCATATTGATGGGAATTCCACTGATGGTGGTTCAGGCCATTTATATGTTCGGTAAAGCACCGTCTATTGGGGTATATATAAAGTGTCGTAGAACACGGCTGATCCGCCCCATATTCCCAGCCCGCCCTGAATATTGCCCTTAATGACAGTTCCTGAGCTAAAGGGCCCTCCGCTGTTCATTTCTGCATCCAGAGTGTTCCAGAAATCATAATGGGCTTTATCAATGGCTGCCCATTTGATAATAACCGTATCACCCCTCCAGAAATAGCCGCTGGTAACCAGATCAAAATCATCATCCGGATCCTGGCCTCGTTGCAAAGGAATGCTGAAGGTCTGGCCGTTATAAAAGCGGTCGTCCGTAACAAAAATCTGATAAAACGGCTCGCTGTTGCGTTTGGAAAAAACACGACTGTAATTCACTTCATCGCCCGGATCCCGAATGCGGGCAATCAGGCTCACCAGCGTGTCATTATCGGGATTGCTGTGGGGCTGCCACCACAGGGAGTCGAGAGGATATAAATCAGGTATGGTAGTGGTGGCCGTGAGGATGGTGTCATCCACTTCAACATACAAGCTGTAAGTCTTATTCAGTGCTCCTGTAATGCGTGCGTTTGATGGATTCAGCAAATGCCCATAAGCGCAGGCCTCAAAAATGCGGTCGCCATTATTTATGGTAATGCAAACCTCCGGTAAGGTGTCATAAACAGAGCCGTCTGAGACCACAACAAGAGCATCATGCACCAAATAGGTGCTTAAATCATTCAGGGAAAATTTTCCAAAGTAGGGAGCATTGCGGGAAAGGATCACATAAGGAATAGTATCCTGCTCAATGTAACCTTCCACTACAATCATGGGCCGCGGATCGGGCAGCGTAACTGTAATGTCTGTAACACAAGCCGGAAGCAGAAAGCCTGAAAAAAAGACTACAACAAGCAGACGGTTCATTTTAAAAAGTTAAAATTCCAAGTTAAGGATGGCAGTATGGGAAACAGGGAAACCTTTTTAGCACTTACCTCTACATTGCCTTCCTGGATATTACCCGAAACATCAAAATAGATGAAATACGGATTTTTGTGCGAGTACACATTGTAGATAGAAAATACCAGTTCGCTGTTGAAGCGTTCCCTCTTTTTGAGCGCATAGGTTACGGAAAAATCCAGGCGGTGATAGGGCTCCATCACATAGTTGTTTTTACCGGTATACTGGTTGACAATACGCCCGTCAATGAAGTAGCGCCCGGTGGGCAGGGAAACAGATTGCCCTGTTCCGAATACAAATACGCCTGAAAATTTCCATCGCTTCCAGGAGTAGGAGGCCACAACGGATAGATCATGCCTGCGATCATATTTTGCCCGAAAGGGTTTGCCATTATTCAAATCCGGAAACATGCGATGAGTGTATGACAGCGTATAGCCTACCCAGCCAGTAAATGCTCCTTCTTTTTTGTTAACAAAAAACTCTATTCCGTAAGAGCGGCCCTGACCGAAGACAAAGCTCTCTTCTACATCCACATTTAGTTCAGGCACATAGCTCTCTCCGAATTCAATCTGATTCCACAGGTGTTTGTAATACATTTCCACGGAAGCCTCGTAGGAATTGTTTTTGAAGTTGTGAAAATAACCGAGCGCTCCCTGAAGACCTGTCTGGGGTTTCACCCGGGCGCTGCTGGGTGTCCATAGATCAGTAGGCAAGGTGGTAGTGCCATTTGTCACCAGATGAATATACTGATTAATGTAGGTCAAACTGGCTTTCACTGAAATATCTTCCCGGATGCTATAACGAATACTTATACGTGGGTCAATGCCCCAGTAGGTTTTTATTATTTCATTTCTTCCAAAGATGGTTGTATCAGAAGGATTTCCTGCAAAGTCATACTCATAGCGTGCAAAAGGGCCCACCTGCATGAACAGGCTGCCACGCACCCCCACGTTGACTTTTACCCTATCGCTGATACTCCAGTCATCCTGAACATAAACAGCAAGTTCATGAGCGTATTTTTTATTCAAGGTATCGTTGCTAAACTGCGCATCACCCGCCTTGGTGTTAGCAGTATAAGGTGTGAAGATATGGTAGGTGTACTGTGCCCCTAGCTTAATTTTATGTTGCAGCCCAGGGATGTAATCCAAATCGGATTTAAAGCCGAAATCACGAATACCTGAAAATACGTTAAAGGAAAACTCATTGAAGGTAGAGCGAAAGGAGAAGTCAAAATCGTTGAAGATAAAGCTGGTATTCATAAACAGCTTGTTATTGAAAAGATGGTTCCACCGCATGGTGGCAGTTGCATTGCCCCAGGGTATGGATATAGTAAATTCGCTGTCGGGAGGACGAAAAGTAAATACATCCCTTCCGAAATAACCGCTCACATAGAGGCGGTCTTTATCGGAAAAGCGGTAGTTCAGCTTGGCATTAATGTCATAAAAGTAATAGGCATTCCCTTCAAATTCTCCATTGGAAATTTTATCCTGAAAGGGTTTAATGAGCAAGTCAGCGTACGTGCGCCTACCCGAAACGATGAAAGAGCTTTTCTCCTTTACAATAGGACCCTGTATGGTGAGCCGCGAAGCAATGACACCAATACCTCCATTGATCTCATAGTGCCGGTTGTTGCCCTCCTTCATGGTTATGTCCAATACGGACGACAACCGGCCGCCATATTTGGCCGGAATGCCACCTTTCAGCAGCGTGGTGCTGTTTAATGCATCAGAGTTAAATACCGAAAAAAAACCAAACAAATGACCGGGATTATATACCAGTGCCTCATCCAGCAAAACAAGATTCTGATCCGGACCGCCCCCTCGCACATACAAGGATGAGTTACCCTCACCGGATGACTGTACTCCCGGCAAAAGCTGCACCGTTTTTAATATATCCGCCTCTCCCAGCAGAACCGGCAGTGTCTTTATCTGCTCTACCGATATTTCCACCGCACTCATTTGAGAACTTTCCACGTTTTTATCTTTCCGTTCAGAGGTAACTATCACTTCTTCGGTTACTTTAGCCTGGGGCAACAGTTCAAAATTTACCCTGCGGTCGGACTGTAAGGTAACCTCCGCTTCAGCGGCAACAAAACCCAAATAGGAAGCGGCAATCACATACTCTCCTGCAGGAAGGGTGAGGGAGTAAAATCCATATTCATTGGTAGTTGTACCCCGAAAGGTGTTTTTTTCATACACATTAGCGCCAATAAGCGATTCTCCGTTTTCTTTGTTTCTCACGTAGCCACTGATAGTAAACTTTTCCTGTGCTGTCACTCCCGAGGTAAACAAAACAAGCAGGCAACAGGTAAAAAAAGACAAAGTAAAAATAGGCATGCAGATAAAAAAAAGCGGTAACTAAGGGCTGCTAAAATTAGCCAACTATTCAGAATTCGTGCTGTTGAGCCGTCCTGTTGCTGTGTTAATTAAATGTCAAAAATGAGGTAAGTTTCCCAGTTGCCCAGGTGATTTCTTTGGACGTCTGCCTCGTGGTAAGTGATTGCCTTAACATCTGTATCAAAAGCATCCGTTTTTTTACCTTGTACGGTGGCTGTAAGTTTATTTTCTGAAATATGGGCTACCTCCAGTTCGCAAAACACCACAGTTTCAATGTAGCTCTGAGTCAGAATTTCCGAGAGAAAATCAACCAGCAGAAGAGTAAGGTCGGCAGCCTCTATGCTGATGGTGTATTCCACATCAAAATCCGTATGCTGAAAGCAGAAGTCTTTTTTCAGTATCTGGGCCATCCCTTTCAATCCGGCTTCAAACAATTCTTCCAGAGAATCTGCCTCAATTCGT from Chitinophagales bacterium encodes:
- a CDS encoding archease: MKTIEYLPHIADMRLRIEADSLEELFEAGLKGMAQILKKDFCFQHTDFDVEYTISIEAADLTLLLVDFLSEILTQSYIETVVFCELEVAHISENKLTATVQGKKTDAFDTDVKAITYHEADVQRNHLGNWETYLIFDI
- a CDS encoding collagen-binding protein codes for the protein MPIFTLSFFTCCLLVLFTSGVTAQEKFTISGYVRNKENGESLIGANVYEKNTFRGTTTNEYGFYSLTLPAGEYVIAASYLGFVAAEAEVTLQSDRRVNFELLPQAKVTEEVIVTSERKDKNVESSQMSAVEISVEQIKTLPVLLGEADILKTVQLLPGVQSSGEGNSSLYVRGGGPDQNLVLLDEALVYNPGHLFGFFSVFNSDALNSTTLLKGGIPAKYGGRLSSVLDITMKEGNNRHYEINGGIGVIASRLTIQGPIVKEKSSFIVSGRRTYADLLIKPFQDKISNGEFEGNAYYFYDINAKLNYRFSDKDRLYVSGYFGRDVFTFRPPDSEFTISIPWGNATATMRWNHLFNNKLFMNTSFIFNDFDFSFRSTFNEFSFNVFSGIRDFGFKSDLDYIPGLQHKIKLGAQYTYHIFTPYTANTKAGDAQFSNDTLNKKYAHELAVYVQDDWSISDRVKVNVGVRGSLFMQVGPFARYEYDFAGNPSDTTIFGRNEIIKTYWGIDPRISIRYSIREDISVKASLTYINQYIHLVTNGTTTLPTDLWTPSSARVKPQTGLQGALGYFHNFKNNSYEASVEMYYKHLWNQIEFGESYVPELNVDVEESFVFGQGRSYGIEFFVNKKEGAFTGWVGYTLSYTHRMFPDLNNGKPFRAKYDRRHDLSVVASYSWKRWKFSGVFVFGTGQSVSLPTGRYFIDGRIVNQYTGKNNYVMEPYHRLDFSVTYALKKRERFNSELVFSIYNVYSHKNPYFIYFDVSGNIQEGNVEVSAKKVSLFPILPSLTWNFNFLK